A stretch of Oncorhynchus mykiss isolate Arlee chromosome 14, USDA_OmykA_1.1, whole genome shotgun sequence DNA encodes these proteins:
- the slc30a9 gene encoding zinc transporter 9: MFTGLAQRPWQVFCRVYLQQRAPLSQRTPRVARPCHGWHKVGMHNLWFSHDFRVASLATGQVQYYCTSGSNKDGPSPPPTQGPPTTEKVLAGASQAYSDSPGSVTPQGLTKMETIQVKVRAVLKKRDYGSKYTQNNFITAVRAMNEFCLKPSDLVQLRKIRRRSPHDDTEAFTVFLRSDVELKALDVWGSPEALDRERKLRKVEEREYEENIFRNQQLLKEYKDFWGNTKPRSGSKRATFSQGPGKVVMVAICINGLNFFFKLLAWVYTGSASMFSEAIHSLADTCNQALLAIGISQSVRNPDAVHPYGFSNMRYIASLISGVGIFMMGAGLSWYHGIMGLLHPQPIESLLWAYCILAGSLVSEGATLLVAINEIKKSAGQQGVSFYEYVMQSRDPSTNVVLLEDSAAVLGVIMASSCMGLTSLTGNPLYDSLGSLGVGTLLGAVSAFLIYTNTEALLGRSIQAEHVQKLTEFLENDPAVRAIHDVKATDLGLSKVRFKAEVDFDGRVVTRSYLEKQDIEQILNDIQQVKTTDELENFMLKHGENIIDTLGAEVDRLEKELKQRNPEVRHVDLEIL; encoded by the exons ATGTTCACCGGCCTGGCACAGAGACCATGGCAAGTCTTCTGCAGGGTCTACCTGCAGCAAAGAGCCCCACTGTCACAACGAACCCCCAGGGTTGCCCGACCATGCCACG GGTGGCACAAGGTAGGGATGCACAATCTGTGGTTCAGCCATGACTTCCGTGTAGCCTCTCTAGCAACAGGCCAGGTCCAGTACTATTGTACCTCAGGCAGCAATAAGGAtggcccctctcctcctccaacaCAAGGACCACCTACTACGGAGAAGGTGCTGGCTGGGGCATCACAAGCCTATTCAGACTCCCCAG GTTCAGTAACCCCACAAGGTCTGACAAAAATGGAGACAATTCAAGTGAAAGTGCGGGCTGTCCTTAAGAAGAGGGACTATGGATCCAAGTACACCCAGAACAACTTTATCACTGCAGTGAGAGCTATGAATGAGTTCTGTCTCAAGCCAAG TGACCTGGTGCAGCTAAGAAAGATCCGTAGACGCAGCCCCCACGACGACACCGAGGCTTTCACTGTATTCCTGCGATCAGACGTGGAACTCAA AGCTCTAGATGTGTGGGGAAGTCCTGAAGCCCTTGACAGAGAGCGGAAACTCAGGAAAGTGGAGGAGCGAGAGTACGAAGAGA ATATTTTCCGGAATCAGCAGTTGCTAAAGGAGTACAAAGATTTCTGGGGAAACACTAAG CCCCGATCAGGCAGCAAgagggcaacattttcacaagggCCGGGGAAGGTGGTGATGGTGGCCATATGCAT TAATGGACTGAATTTCTTCTTCAAGCTTCTGGCTTGGGTGTACACTGGATCAGCCAGCATGTTCTCAGAGGCCATTCACTCCCTGGCTGACACCTGCAACCAG GCTCTTCTTGCAATCGGCATCAGCCAGTCTGTCCGCAACCCTGACGCTGTCCACCC GTACGGTTTCTCAAACATGCGCTACATCGCCTCTCTCATCAGTGGCGTAGGAATCTTCATGATGGGGGCGGGTCTCTCCTGGTACCATGGCATCATGGGACTGCTGCACCCACAGCCAATCGAGTCTCTGCTTTGG GCTTACTGTATCTTGGCAGGATCTCTGGTTTCAGAAGGAG caaCACTGCTAGTGGCCATCAATGAGATCAAAAAGAGTGCTGGCCAGCAAGGAGTGTCCTTCTACGAATATG TGATGCAGAGCCGAGACCCCAGCACTAACGTGGTGCTGCTGGAAGACTCTGCTGCCGTACTGGGAGTGATCATGGCCTCAAGCTGCATGGGGCTCACCTCgctcacag GTAACCCACTGTACGATAGCCTGGGCTCTCTGGGTGTGGGAACCCTCCTGGGGGCTGTGTCCGCCTTCCTCATCTACACCAACACTGAGGCCCTGCTGGGACGCTCCATCCAGGCCGAGCACGTACAGAAGCTCACGGAGTTCCTGGAGAACGACCCCGCCGTCAG GGCGATCCACGATGTGAAGGCCACAGACCTGGGGCTGAGTAAAGTGCGCTTCAAGGCGGAGGTGGACTTTGACGGGCGGGTGGTGACCCGTTCCTACCTGGAGAAGCAGGACATCGAACAGATCCTCAAC GACATCCAGCAGGTGAAGACCACTGATGAGCTGGAGAACTTTATGCTGAAGCACGGCGAGAACATCATTGACACCCTGGGGGCCGAGGTGGACCGCCTGGAGAAAGAGCTCAAG CAACGTAACCCAGAGGTACGGCACGTAGACCTGGAGATTCTATAA